One Hyphomicrobium sp. CS1GBMeth3 DNA segment encodes these proteins:
- a CDS encoding glucose 1-dehydrogenase, which translates to MDRLKDKVAVVTGAGNGIGRAIAGLFAAEGAHVFVTDVDGESASAAAEALLANGLQATAMTVDVSRGQDVSALFREVERAFGRADVVVNNAGLNVRSDFRHLTDADWVKIREVNLDGVVRIARDAFGLLKASGEGSLINVSSIMGRRALRQLAAYSTTKGAVTALTKALAVEYAPYNIRVNSLAPGYIDTALTERFLKNPLVSKALLDKTPMRRFGTPEEIARAALFFASADSAYVTGAELAVDGGMTAGL; encoded by the coding sequence ATGGATCGATTGAAGGATAAGGTCGCGGTCGTGACCGGAGCGGGCAACGGCATCGGGCGCGCCATCGCCGGCTTGTTCGCAGCGGAAGGCGCGCACGTTTTCGTCACCGACGTCGACGGCGAGAGCGCCAGCGCGGCGGCGGAGGCGCTGCTTGCGAACGGGCTTCAGGCCACGGCGATGACGGTCGATGTCTCGCGCGGACAGGACGTGTCGGCGTTGTTTCGCGAGGTGGAGCGGGCGTTCGGGCGTGCGGACGTGGTGGTCAACAACGCCGGGCTCAACGTGCGCAGCGACTTCCGCCATCTCACGGATGCGGACTGGGTGAAGATCCGCGAGGTCAATCTCGACGGCGTGGTGCGCATTGCGCGCGACGCGTTCGGCCTGCTCAAGGCGTCGGGGGAAGGATCGCTGATCAACGTGTCGTCGATTATGGGACGGCGGGCGCTGAGGCAGCTCGCCGCCTATTCGACGACGAAGGGCGCCGTCACGGCGCTGACCAAGGCGCTTGCGGTTGAGTACGCGCCCTACAATATCCGCGTGAACTCGCTGGCACCGGGCTATATCGATACGGCGCTGACCGAGCGCTTTCTAAAGAACCCGCTGGTCAGCAAGGCGCTCTTGGACAAGACGCCGATGCGCCGCTTCGGCACGCCGGAGGAGATCGCGCGGGCAGCGCTGTTCTTCGCGAGCGCGGATTCAGCCTACGTCACCGGCGCGGAGCTGGCCGTGGACGGCGGCATGACGGCGGGGCTCTGA
- a CDS encoding neutral zinc metallopeptidase, producing MRYDDSDRESSNVDDRRGQGGGLRFPGRGGPGIQIPIGGRGGMSLTTLLILGGIMLLFGINPLELLLGGGQGFPDISKQLPQQETQAPRRQAERNPFEIPGLPGSEPRGGQQQPVPKAEDEMKVFVSRVLADTEDVWNQVFQSFGRSYKEPQLVLFSGGTQTACGTGVSAMGPFYCPLDQKVYIDLVFYDELKRRFNAPGDFAQAYVIAHEVGHHVQTLLGISDQVQRAKARVSERDGNRIQVMMELQADCLAGVWANLNHQLKNRLEDGDIDEGLNAASQIGDDMIQKRTQGRVVPDAFTHGSSAQRQAWFKRGFQSGQMKVCDTFNSDDL from the coding sequence ATGCGCTATGACGACAGTGACCGCGAAAGCAGCAACGTAGACGACCGGCGCGGACAAGGCGGCGGCTTGCGGTTTCCGGGGCGCGGTGGACCGGGCATTCAGATTCCGATCGGCGGCCGCGGCGGCATGAGCTTGACGACGCTGTTGATTCTGGGCGGCATCATGCTGCTGTTCGGCATCAATCCACTCGAGTTGCTGCTTGGTGGCGGTCAAGGTTTCCCAGACATATCGAAGCAGCTTCCGCAGCAGGAAACGCAGGCGCCGCGGAGGCAGGCCGAGCGCAATCCTTTCGAAATTCCAGGATTGCCCGGCTCGGAGCCGAGAGGCGGGCAGCAGCAGCCGGTGCCCAAGGCCGAGGACGAGATGAAGGTATTCGTCTCGCGCGTGCTTGCCGATACCGAGGACGTCTGGAACCAGGTCTTCCAAAGCTTCGGACGCTCTTATAAGGAGCCGCAGCTCGTGCTGTTCAGTGGCGGTACGCAGACCGCGTGCGGGACGGGCGTCTCCGCCATGGGGCCGTTCTATTGTCCGCTCGATCAGAAGGTCTACATCGACCTCGTCTTCTATGACGAGCTCAAGCGGCGCTTCAACGCGCCGGGCGATTTTGCGCAGGCCTACGTGATCGCGCACGAGGTGGGCCATCACGTGCAGACGCTGCTCGGCATCTCGGACCAGGTTCAGCGTGCCAAGGCGCGCGTCAGCGAGCGCGATGGCAACCGCATCCAGGTGATGATGGAGCTGCAGGCGGATTGCCTTGCCGGCGTTTGGGCGAACCTCAACCATCAGCTCAAGAACCGGCTCGAGGACGGCGACATCGACGAAGGGCTCAATGCCGCGAGCCAGATCGGCGACGACATGATCCAGAAGCGCACGCAGGGCCGGGTGGTGCCGGATGCGTTCACGCATGGCTCGTCAGCGCAGCGTCAAGCTTGGTTCAAGCGTGGGTTCCAGAGCGGACAGATGAAGGTTTGTGACACCTTCAATTCGGACGACCTCTAA
- the glmS gene encoding glutamine--fructose-6-phosphate transaminase (isomerizing) → MCGIVGILGSKPVATDLVDALRRLEYRGYDSAGVATVENGHLERRRAEGKLRNLEHRLLTEPLSGRTGIGHTRWATHGRPTERNAHPHMSAKVSVVHNGIIENFRELKAELTAQGHSFETDTDTEAVVHLVTHELDRGLGPIEATRLALGKLRGAFALGIIFAGEDDLMIAARKGSPLAIGHGTGEMYLGSDAIALAPFTDAITYLEEGDWAVMRRAGVEVFNEAGEPVMRPLIKSVASSLLVDKGNHRHFMAKEIHEQPDVISHTLSNYLDMANGRVAFPDLGVDLTKISRVTISACGTAYYAGLVGKYWIERYARVPVEIDVASELRYREAPLPQDGLALFVSQSGETADTLATLRYARANGQRIASIVNVRTSTIARESDAVLPTLAGPEIGVASTKAFTCQLAALACFAIALGKARGAISPEQEQELVTALIEVPRLISSMLHDEQAFVELAQALSKARDVLYLGRGSSYPIALEGALKLKEISYIHAEGYAAGELKHGPIALIDENVPVIVVAPEDDLLEKTVSNVQEVAARGGQIILISNTNPESVGCQVAAHISAPSAHPLTNPLIYAVPVQLLAYHTAVFMGTDVDQPRNLAKSVTVE, encoded by the coding sequence ATGTGTGGCATCGTCGGCATTCTCGGCAGCAAGCCCGTGGCGACGGATCTCGTCGACGCGCTGCGCCGGCTCGAATATCGCGGCTACGATAGCGCTGGCGTGGCGACCGTCGAGAACGGGCACCTCGAGCGCCGGCGTGCCGAGGGCAAGCTGCGCAATCTCGAGCACAGGCTGCTGACGGAGCCGCTCAGTGGGCGCACGGGCATCGGGCATACGCGCTGGGCGACCCACGGCCGGCCGACGGAGCGCAACGCGCACCCGCATATGAGCGCCAAGGTGTCGGTGGTCCACAACGGCATCATCGAGAACTTCCGCGAGCTCAAAGCCGAGCTGACGGCCCAAGGGCATAGCTTCGAGACCGATACCGACACCGAAGCCGTCGTGCACCTCGTCACGCACGAGCTCGACCGCGGGCTGGGGCCGATCGAGGCGACGCGCTTGGCGCTCGGCAAGCTCAGGGGCGCGTTCGCGCTCGGCATCATTTTCGCGGGCGAGGACGACCTCATGATCGCCGCTCGCAAGGGCAGCCCGCTCGCGATCGGGCATGGCACCGGCGAGATGTATCTCGGCAGCGACGCGATCGCGCTGGCGCCGTTCACCGACGCCATCACATACCTCGAGGAGGGCGACTGGGCGGTTATGCGCCGCGCGGGCGTCGAGGTGTTCAACGAGGCGGGCGAGCCCGTCATGCGGCCGCTGATCAAGTCCGTCGCAAGCTCGCTGCTCGTCGACAAGGGCAATCACCGCCACTTCATGGCGAAGGAGATTCACGAGCAGCCGGACGTCATCAGCCACACGCTGTCGAACTATCTCGATATGGCGAACGGGCGCGTGGCGTTTCCGGATCTCGGCGTCGACCTCACCAAGATCTCGCGCGTCACCATCTCGGCCTGCGGCACTGCCTATTACGCGGGGCTGGTCGGCAAGTACTGGATCGAGCGCTACGCGCGGGTTCCGGTCGAGATCGACGTTGCGTCGGAGCTGCGCTACCGCGAGGCGCCGCTGCCGCAGGATGGGCTGGCGCTGTTCGTCTCGCAATCCGGCGAGACGGCCGATACGCTCGCGACGCTGCGCTATGCGCGCGCCAACGGTCAGCGTATCGCCTCGATCGTCAACGTCAGGACGTCAACGATCGCGCGGGAATCGGATGCCGTGCTGCCAACGCTGGCCGGGCCCGAGATCGGCGTGGCGTCGACCAAGGCGTTCACCTGCCAGCTGGCGGCACTGGCCTGCTTTGCCATCGCGCTCGGCAAGGCGCGGGGTGCGATCTCGCCCGAGCAGGAACAGGAGCTCGTCACGGCCCTGATCGAGGTGCCGCGGCTCATCTCGTCGATGCTGCATGACGAGCAGGCCTTCGTCGAGCTGGCGCAGGCCCTCTCCAAGGCCCGGGACGTGCTCTATCTCGGCCGCGGGTCGAGCTATCCGATCGCGCTCGAGGGGGCGCTGAAGCTCAAGGAGATCTCCTATATCCATGCCGAGGGCTATGCTGCAGGCGAGCTCAAGCATGGTCCGATCGCCCTGATCGACGAGAACGTGCCCGTGATCGTCGTGGCGCCGGAGGACGACCTGCTTGAGAAAACCGTCTCGAACGTGCAGGAAGTGGCCGCGCGCGGCGGGCAGATCATATTGATTTCTAACACAAATCCCGAGAGTGTTGGCTGCCAGGTGGCGGCGCATATCAGCGCGCCGTCGGCGCATCCGCTGACCAATCCGCTGATCTACGCGGTGCCAGTGCAGCTGCTCGCCTATCACACCGCCGTCTTCATGGGCACCGACGTCGACCAGCCACGCAACCTCGCAAAATCGGTGACGGTGGAATAA
- the gor gene encoding glutathione-disulfide reductase, translating to MSAPDFDLFVIGGGSGGVRAARIAAGYGAKVAIAECDRFGGTCVIRGCVPKKLFVYASRFSDEFEDARGFGWTTGEVRFDWATLLANKDREIARLEQIYEGNLKAKGVTTLATRARLDGPGAVRIADGRRITARTILIATGGRASRYGDIPGAANIVTSNEIFELKELPKRIVVCGGGYIAVEFASIFAGLGVDTTLMHRRDKVLRGFDEDLRDGLMEALAARGIRLVMNEALVGVAECPGGFNLALHTGETLETDLVLSAIGREPATFDLGLETAGVKTGARGEIIVDSFSETTVSGVYAVGDVTDRVNLTPVAIREGHAFADTVFGNKPTQVDHSLVATAVFTTPELATVGLSEAAAREAGYEIDLYKSRFRPLKNTVSGRNERMLMKLVVDRATDRVLGCHVLGPDAAEIVQTAAIALQLAARKADFDATVALHPSVAEELVTMREKWVPA from the coding sequence ATGTCTGCACCAGACTTCGATCTCTTCGTCATCGGCGGCGGCTCGGGCGGCGTGCGGGCTGCCCGCATTGCGGCCGGGTACGGCGCGAAAGTGGCCATCGCCGAATGCGATCGTTTTGGTGGCACGTGCGTCATTCGCGGCTGCGTGCCGAAGAAACTCTTCGTCTATGCGTCGCGCTTCTCGGATGAGTTCGAGGATGCGCGCGGTTTCGGCTGGACGACAGGCGAAGTGCGTTTCGACTGGGCGACGCTGCTGGCCAACAAGGATCGCGAGATCGCGCGCCTTGAGCAGATCTACGAAGGCAACCTCAAGGCCAAGGGCGTGACAACGCTCGCGACGCGAGCGCGGCTCGACGGGCCTGGAGCGGTGCGGATTGCCGATGGGCGTCGCATCACGGCGCGCACGATCCTGATTGCGACCGGTGGCAGGGCGTCCCGCTACGGCGACATTCCGGGTGCTGCGAACATCGTCACCTCGAACGAAATCTTCGAGCTCAAGGAGCTGCCGAAGCGCATTGTCGTTTGCGGCGGCGGGTATATCGCCGTCGAGTTCGCGTCGATCTTCGCGGGGCTCGGCGTCGATACGACGCTGATGCATCGGCGGGATAAGGTGTTGCGCGGTTTCGACGAGGATCTGCGCGACGGACTGATGGAGGCGCTCGCGGCGCGTGGCATCCGGCTCGTGATGAACGAGGCTCTGGTCGGCGTTGCGGAATGCCCCGGCGGTTTCAACCTGGCGCTGCATACCGGTGAAACGCTTGAGACGGATCTCGTGCTGTCGGCGATCGGGCGCGAGCCCGCCACGTTCGATCTCGGGCTCGAGACGGCGGGCGTCAAGACGGGCGCCCGCGGCGAGATCATTGTCGACAGCTTCTCGGAGACGACGGTATCGGGCGTCTATGCCGTTGGCGACGTCACCGACCGCGTGAACCTCACTCCGGTGGCTATCCGCGAGGGACATGCGTTTGCGGACACCGTGTTCGGCAATAAGCCGACGCAGGTCGACCATTCGCTGGTGGCGACGGCCGTATTCACGACGCCTGAGTTGGCGACGGTTGGCCTCTCGGAGGCGGCGGCGCGAGAAGCCGGGTACGAGATCGACCTCTACAAGTCGCGGTTTCGGCCGCTCAAGAACACCGTGTCGGGACGCAATGAGCGCATGCTGATGAAGCTCGTCGTCGACCGTGCGACGGATCGCGTGCTCGGCTGCCATGTGCTCGGTCCGGACGCCGCCGAGATCGTGCAAACGGCGGCGATTGCGCTTCAGCTTGCCGCACGCAAAGCCGACTTCGATGCGACGGTGGCGCTGCACCCCTCAGTTGCCGAGGAGCTGGTCACGATGCGCGAGAAGTGGGTTCCGGCATAG
- a CDS encoding SPOR domain-containing protein, which produces MGNATTYRCPGGDRPDTGSAARGRLRGLRLGVAALALTFAGPLVGADAFAQSKKAAKAESAQPDQATAQRAYAAGTKSFESGDMTGAEQQLSAALAGGGLPNAQMARALYLRGSAYRRLGRPAQAISDLTTAVWLKGGLSEADKAKATEERQLAYREAGLGDTPPPIGGAPLDQSTKAAAAPTPPSGAQVVHVTEQSFWNNFSMPSLTGSSQPAPVPAASAQTQGQEISSFWSFLPGVGGSSQPAPSGQPAATGLSAAPAVGFAGDAGGAAGSPQGTGTVMLAEAAPVSPTTSWETQTASAPAAQSTVSAGYAAQPAPNTGLSPMGGAGEPAPAASGNPLAGSGTAVSNFFGNMFGSSSADASSATGSTGPAWNPDTTVVTAQTSSMVQRGPDSPPAQTSEALPWAGGSGAAQPAPAPVKVATAASAAGKYKLQVAAVRSREEAERLVQTLSSYPPVREGRVSPEIDESVIGSMGTFYRVRLGPYANASEPSQLCTTLKPQGFDCLVVTQ; this is translated from the coding sequence ATGGGGAATGCGACGACGTATCGATGCCCGGGCGGGGATCGTCCGGACACCGGATCGGCGGCCCGGGGGCGGTTGCGCGGATTGCGGCTCGGCGTCGCCGCGCTGGCGCTGACATTCGCCGGTCCGCTCGTTGGCGCAGATGCCTTTGCTCAGTCGAAGAAGGCCGCCAAGGCCGAGAGCGCGCAGCCGGATCAGGCGACGGCACAGCGCGCCTATGCAGCGGGCACGAAATCTTTCGAATCGGGCGACATGACGGGCGCCGAGCAACAGCTTTCGGCTGCGCTGGCCGGCGGAGGGCTTCCGAACGCACAGATGGCGCGGGCGCTTTATCTGCGTGGTTCCGCCTACCGCCGCCTCGGACGGCCGGCGCAGGCGATCTCCGATCTTACGACGGCCGTCTGGCTCAAGGGCGGGCTCAGTGAGGCCGACAAAGCCAAGGCCACCGAGGAGCGGCAGCTTGCCTACCGCGAGGCTGGTCTCGGCGACACGCCGCCTCCGATCGGGGGGGCGCCGCTCGATCAAAGCACGAAAGCGGCTGCGGCACCGACGCCGCCGAGCGGCGCGCAGGTCGTGCACGTCACAGAGCAATCGTTCTGGAACAACTTCTCGATGCCGTCGCTGACGGGCTCGTCGCAGCCCGCGCCGGTACCCGCAGCGAGTGCCCAAACGCAGGGCCAGGAAATCTCGTCGTTCTGGAGCTTCCTGCCGGGCGTTGGCGGTTCGTCTCAGCCTGCGCCGTCTGGTCAGCCTGCGGCGACTGGTTTGTCTGCGGCGCCGGCTGTCGGGTTCGCGGGCGATGCAGGTGGTGCTGCAGGTAGCCCGCAGGGGACCGGCACTGTGATGTTGGCAGAGGCGGCACCGGTTTCTCCTACAACGTCGTGGGAGACGCAAACGGCCTCGGCGCCCGCTGCGCAGTCGACGGTCTCGGCAGGTTACGCGGCGCAGCCCGCGCCAAACACGGGGCTCAGCCCGATGGGCGGCGCAGGCGAGCCGGCACCGGCTGCCTCCGGCAACCCGCTTGCCGGAAGCGGCACGGCCGTCAGCAACTTCTTCGGCAATATGTTCGGCTCGAGCTCGGCGGACGCCTCATCCGCTACCGGCTCGACGGGCCCCGCGTGGAATCCGGATACGACCGTTGTCACTGCGCAGACCTCGTCGATGGTGCAGCGTGGTCCGGATTCGCCTCCGGCTCAGACCTCCGAAGCGCTGCCTTGGGCAGGGGGAAGCGGCGCGGCGCAGCCCGCGCCCGCTCCGGTCAAAGTTGCGACGGCGGCGAGCGCTGCCGGTAAATACAAGCTTCAGGTTGCCGCCGTGCGCTCCCGCGAGGAGGCGGAGCGGCTCGTGCAGACGCTCAGCAGCTACCCGCCGGTCCGCGAGGGGCGGGTGTCGCCCGAGATCGACGAGTCGGTGATCGGCAGCATGGGTACGTTCTACCGGGTGCGGCTCGGGCCGTACGCAAACGCCAGCGAGCCGAGCCAGCTCTGCACGACGCTGAAGCCGCAAGGCTTCGATTGCCTCGTGGTGACGCAGTAG
- the glmU gene encoding bifunctional UDP-N-acetylglucosamine diphosphorylase/glucosamine-1-phosphate N-acetyltransferase GlmU → MSRNLLTVVLAAGKGTRMRSDLPKVLHRIAGRPMLGHVLTLAGSVGGGKLAVVVGPDMEAVRKDALAAAPGVSVFVQQNQAGTGDAVLAAREAIAGHAGDLLVLFADTPLITAETVERLLGELDRGAAVAVLGFEAREAGSYGRLITGPDGSLAAIREAKDASPDELAVRLCNSGVMAFRLPAPLDVLGKIGNANAKGEYYLTDAIEIVRREGGRAAVVVCDEDEVLGVNSRGELAAAEAIWQRRARARAMAEGVTMIAPETVWLSFDTVLGRDVVVEPNVFFGADVRVDEGAEIKANSYLEGAHVGAGARIGPYARLRPGARLGRDVHIGNFVEVKNVTLGDGAKANHLAYLGDGSVGAKANIGAGTIFCNYDGFFKHKTEVGEGAFVGSNSALVAPVKIGAGAYIGSGSVITKDVAADALALERSSQDERPGWAAKFRAMMARRKASAGK, encoded by the coding sequence ATGAGCCGAAATCTGCTGACCGTCGTGCTGGCCGCCGGCAAGGGGACGCGCATGCGCTCCGACCTGCCCAAGGTGCTGCATCGCATTGCCGGGCGTCCGATGCTCGGCCATGTGCTGACGCTCGCCGGTAGCGTCGGAGGTGGCAAGCTCGCCGTCGTCGTGGGGCCCGACATGGAGGCCGTGCGCAAGGACGCGTTGGCGGCGGCGCCGGGCGTCTCGGTCTTCGTGCAGCAGAACCAGGCGGGGACGGGGGATGCCGTGCTGGCCGCGCGCGAAGCCATCGCCGGTCATGCGGGCGATCTTCTCGTGTTGTTCGCCGATACGCCGCTGATCACGGCGGAGACCGTCGAGCGCCTCCTGGGCGAGTTGGATCGCGGCGCCGCGGTCGCCGTTCTCGGTTTCGAGGCGCGTGAAGCGGGCAGTTACGGGCGTCTGATCACCGGGCCGGACGGGTCGCTCGCCGCCATTCGCGAAGCCAAAGACGCGAGCCCGGACGAACTTGCGGTTCGCCTCTGCAACTCGGGCGTCATGGCGTTCCGCCTTCCAGCACCGCTGGATGTGCTCGGCAAGATTGGGAATGCCAACGCCAAGGGCGAGTACTACCTCACGGACGCGATTGAGATCGTACGTCGCGAGGGCGGCCGCGCGGCCGTCGTCGTCTGCGACGAGGACGAGGTGCTTGGCGTCAACTCGCGGGGCGAGCTGGCGGCGGCGGAAGCGATCTGGCAGCGCCGGGCACGGGCGCGGGCCATGGCCGAGGGCGTGACGATGATCGCGCCGGAGACGGTCTGGCTGTCGTTCGACACTGTGCTCGGACGCGACGTTGTCGTCGAGCCGAACGTGTTCTTCGGCGCGGACGTGCGCGTCGACGAGGGGGCCGAGATCAAGGCCAATTCCTATCTCGAAGGGGCCCACGTCGGGGCTGGGGCGCGCATCGGCCCGTACGCACGATTGCGGCCCGGCGCGCGGCTCGGCCGGGACGTGCACATCGGCAATTTTGTCGAGGTGAAGAACGTGACGCTCGGGGATGGTGCCAAGGCAAATCATCTCGCCTATCTCGGCGATGGCTCCGTCGGGGCCAAGGCCAACATCGGGGCTGGCACGATCTTCTGCAACTACGATGGCTTCTTCAAACACAAGACGGAGGTCGGCGAGGGGGCATTCGTCGGCTCCAATTCAGCCCTGGTGGCGCCGGTCAAGATCGGTGCCGGCGCTTACATCGGCTCGGGCAGCGTCATCACGAAGGATGTCGCGGCGGACGCGCTGGCGCTTGAGCGCAGCAGTCAGGACGAGCGTCCTGGCTGGGCGGCAAAGTTCCGTGCCATGATGGCCCGGCGCAAGGCGAGCGCGGGCAAGTAG
- the recG gene encoding ATP-dependent DNA helicase RecG, which yields MRHSELTPLFASADALKGVGPHVVTLLKKALRLPPGVTQPRIVDLLWHLPTGVIDRRAEPTVAAAVPGTIATLKVRVLKHRAPPRGNNKAPYKVATEDETGRLDLVFFRAERSFVERQLPVGEERYVSGRIERYGETLQMAHPDYIVAPEARGDLPLLEPVYPLTAGLSGKVLLKAERQALERAPTLAEWLDAAWLKERGWPTFDEALRRIHRPDDAADVSAGSAPLQRLAYDELLANQLALAIVRESFKAQHGRPVKGDGRLRERIIGALPFALTNSQRTALREIETDMGAPRRMLRLLQGDVGSGKTVVALLAMTIAVEAGAQAALMAPTEVLARQHAETIAPLTDAAGLTIGLLTGREKGRIRTEILTRLASGEIDILIGTHALFQDDVVFRDLAFAVIDEQHRFGVHQRLALQSKGDGGANMLVMTATPIPRTLLMTHYGDLEVSKLTEKPAGRKPIVTRKIPIGSLEKLIARIKAQLAEGAQVYWVCPLIESSDVSDLAAAEERHAHLTQVLGGGVGLLHGAMNATAKDATMAAFADGNLKVLVATTVIEVGVNVPNANIMVIEHAERFGLAQLHQLRGRVGRGSRESFCMLLYADPLGKTAEQRLSMMEETEDGFLIAEKDLELRGGGEVLGARQSGEAEFRVAGGASFSELLSAAHDDARLILSSDPSLTGPRGEALRRLLYLFECDEAIRLFRAA from the coding sequence ATGCGGCACAGTGAGCTGACCCCCCTGTTTGCCTCGGCGGACGCCCTGAAGGGCGTCGGCCCGCACGTCGTCACGCTCCTGAAGAAGGCCCTGCGCCTGCCGCCGGGCGTCACCCAGCCGCGCATCGTCGACCTGCTCTGGCACCTGCCCACAGGCGTCATTGACCGGCGCGCAGAGCCAACCGTGGCCGCCGCCGTGCCGGGTACCATCGCGACCCTCAAGGTGCGCGTCCTGAAGCACCGGGCGCCACCCCGCGGCAACAATAAGGCCCCCTATAAGGTCGCGACCGAGGACGAGACCGGCCGCCTCGACCTCGTGTTCTTCCGTGCCGAGCGCTCCTTCGTCGAGCGCCAACTCCCCGTCGGAGAGGAACGGTACGTCTCGGGCCGCATCGAGCGCTACGGCGAGACGCTGCAGATGGCGCACCCCGATTACATCGTGGCTCCGGAAGCCCGCGGCGACCTCCCGCTGCTGGAGCCCGTCTACCCGCTGACCGCGGGCCTCTCCGGCAAGGTTCTGCTCAAGGCCGAACGCCAGGCCCTCGAGCGAGCGCCGACGCTCGCCGAATGGCTCGACGCTGCCTGGCTGAAGGAGCGCGGCTGGCCCACGTTCGACGAGGCGCTGCGGCGCATCCACCGTCCCGACGACGCGGCCGACGTCTCGGCCGGCAGCGCGCCACTGCAGCGCCTCGCCTATGACGAGCTCTTGGCCAACCAGCTCGCCCTCGCCATCGTCCGCGAAAGCTTCAAGGCCCAGCACGGACGCCCCGTGAAGGGCGACGGCCGCCTGCGCGAGCGCATCATCGGCGCGCTACCCTTCGCGCTCACTAACTCGCAACGCACGGCCCTGCGCGAGATCGAGACCGACATGGGCGCCCCGCGCCGCATGCTGCGCCTACTGCAAGGCGACGTCGGCTCCGGCAAAACGGTCGTCGCGCTCCTTGCCATGACGATCGCCGTCGAAGCGGGCGCCCAGGCGGCGCTGATGGCGCCGACCGAAGTCCTCGCCCGCCAGCACGCCGAGACCATTGCGCCGCTAACGGATGCCGCCGGCCTCACGATCGGCCTTCTCACCGGACGCGAGAAGGGCCGCATCCGCACTGAGATCCTGACTCGCCTCGCCTCCGGCGAGATCGACATCCTGATCGGCACCCACGCCCTATTCCAGGATGACGTCGTGTTCCGCGACCTCGCCTTCGCCGTCATCGACGAGCAGCACCGCTTCGGCGTGCACCAGCGCCTCGCGCTGCAGAGCAAGGGCGACGGCGGCGCCAACATGCTGGTGATGACGGCAACGCCGATCCCTCGCACGCTGCTGATGACGCACTACGGCGATCTCGAGGTCTCGAAGCTCACCGAGAAGCCCGCCGGCCGCAAGCCGATCGTGACACGCAAGATCCCGATCGGAAGCCTCGAGAAGCTGATCGCGCGCATCAAGGCGCAGCTCGCCGAAGGCGCGCAGGTTTATTGGGTGTGCCCACTGATCGAAAGCTCCGACGTGTCAGATCTTGCCGCAGCAGAGGAGCGCCACGCGCACCTCACTCAGGTACTCGGCGGCGGCGTTGGCCTCCTGCACGGCGCCATGAACGCCACCGCCAAGGACGCCACCATGGCTGCCTTCGCCGACGGCAATCTCAAGGTGCTCGTCGCCACGACCGTGATCGAGGTCGGCGTCAACGTGCCGAACGCCAACATCATGGTCATCGAGCACGCCGAGCGTTTCGGCCTCGCCCAGCTTCATCAGCTGCGAGGACGCGTCGGACGCGGCAGCCGTGAGAGCTTCTGCATGCTGCTCTACGCGGACCCGCTCGGCAAAACCGCCGAGCAGCGGCTCTCGATGATGGAGGAAACAGAGGACGGCTTCCTCATCGCCGAGAAGGATCTTGAGCTGCGCGGCGGCGGCGAGGTTTTGGGCGCGCGGCAAAGCGGCGAAGCCGAATTTCGCGTCGCCGGCGGCGCAAGCTTCTCGGAGCTGTTGTCAGCGGCCCACGACGATGCTCGGCTTATCTTGTCTTCCGACCCGAGTCTCACAGGCCCACGCGGCGAAGCCCTGCGCCGTCTGCTCTATCTGTTCGAATGCGACGAGGCCATCCGTCTCTTCCGCGCCGCCTGA
- a CDS encoding DUF502 domain-containing protein encodes MTDDPPGKTPPKSGDNGSLSAGIQSLAADEGAPLRIGARLRNYFLTGLIIVGPVTLTIYIIWWVINVTDAWLKPFVPVAYLPDTYLPFAVPGIGLLFGIVFLTLTGALAANLLGRSLISFGEMALDRMPVVRNLYRALKQFFESLVAATRSNTQTGFQKVGMIEFPSKGLWSIVLVTGDASGEISITQPGGEEDLVTVFMPTGIVPPTGFVCFVPRRDVTFLNMTVEDAAKIIMSAGMVVPDYEARLKQLAERGIRTETRRPVPPPPGTGF; translated from the coding sequence ATGACCGACGATCCTCCCGGTAAAACACCGCCCAAGAGCGGCGACAACGGCAGCCTTTCTGCCGGCATCCAGAGTCTGGCTGCCGACGAGGGGGCACCGCTCAGGATCGGCGCCAGACTGCGCAACTACTTCCTCACGGGGCTGATTATCGTCGGGCCGGTGACGCTCACGATTTACATCATCTGGTGGGTGATCAACGTCACCGACGCGTGGCTGAAGCCGTTCGTGCCGGTCGCCTATCTGCCGGATACCTACCTGCCGTTCGCGGTGCCGGGGATCGGACTCCTGTTCGGTATCGTGTTCCTGACGCTCACCGGAGCGCTGGCCGCCAACCTGCTCGGGCGCTCGCTGATCTCCTTCGGCGAGATGGCGCTCGATCGCATGCCCGTGGTGCGCAACCTCTATCGGGCGCTGAAGCAGTTCTTCGAGTCGCTCGTTGCCGCGACGCGCAGCAACACGCAGACGGGTTTCCAGAAGGTCGGGATGATCGAGTTCCCGTCGAAGGGATTGTGGTCGATCGTCCTGGTCACAGGAGATGCGAGCGGCGAGATCTCGATCACACAGCCGGGCGGCGAGGAGGATCTGGTGACGGTCTTCATGCCGACCGGCATCGTACCCCCCACTGGCTTCGTCTGCTTTGTGCCACGCCGTGACGTGACGTTCCTCAACATGACAGTCGAGGACGCGGCAAAGATCATCATGTCGGCCGGCATGGTGGTGCCGGACTACGAGGCGCGCCTGAAGCAGCTCGCTGAGCGCGGGATCCGTACCGAGACAAGACGGCCGGTTCCGCCGCCGCCGGGAACCGGGTTTTAG